Within the Halorhabdus rudnickae genome, the region GCAGAGATTACGGACATTCCGACAATACACGTAACGTTGCTAGTAAGCAACGAGGGCGACGGTGTCGGATATCCTATGGGGACGATAAAACTTGAACGTGAAGGAGAACTCCTCGGTAAGAAGAAACAGAAGATGACTGCGATTCCCAAGAGTAAAAATGGCATCAAAGGGACGTTCAAGTTCGTTGACTACGACTCGGATGCCACCTACACCGTTTCTGGGACGATACCCGGCCACGACTGGGTCACTGTTGACAAGCATCCGGAGTAAAAGCGCTTCCGTCGGTGGAGGAACCCTGATATGCGATTGCTGTATCGATACCTGTGGAAAATCCTGGGTGTTCTCACTGAAACTGAATGGCTTGGTACCACCGTGTCGCTTAGCATACCACTCGGAAACATCGGTGTCGGAACGTCAATTGACGCCTGCGAAGACCGTAGTCATCATTAAGCCCCAGTTCCCGCGGTGAACGGCGAAGCGATGTTCATTCGAAAAGACGAAGCACTGGATTTCCGTGTCATGCTCAACGAGAGACGAACGGCACACATTGAAGATCTCCCCCATACAGCATATCGTCCCCGGAGATCAGGGAGTGACTGTTCACTCAGGGCGATCGTCCTGACGTATCCGGGAGCATCCGCGAGATGGTCCGACTCGTCGATCGAGAGTGAGATAGGCCCACCGAAACCTGACTGGACTCGATGAGTTACAACTGATTGAACTCATCGAAGAAGGGCACGCGAAACGACCGGTCGTGTGGTACGACGCGATCGACATCGATCTCCCGCTGGCGACACCGACGGGAGACTCCGAGGAAGCCACAGTCTGACTTCCACCGACGGCTGAAGCCGTGGGATTTCATCGCGAAACACGGTAACCGGTCTGCTACCCCTACACAGTCAGCCCATCCTTCGCAAACCGGGCGAGTATCAGGAGGTCGATGTTTTTTGTCGTCAAGGCGGCTGGTCGGACACATGAGCGACCTCCGCGAGTCGGTCAAGGGCATCGTTCACGAACCGACGCAGGTGTGCGACGACGGCGGGATCGACCTCACCGTAACGGAAATCTATACCATCGAGGCCCCGGGACGCGTCGATTTCGGCGGTGGCGAACTCGAACCGGCAGCACTCGACCCCCATCCGCGAGTCTGGCGCAACGAGGACGACGACTACCAGTGGTGGCACCTCGAAGCCGGGACGTACCTGATTGAGTACAACGAATCGCTATCCGACACGGCACTGCTGCAGCCACGGACGGAGATCCTCGAGCGTGGGGCGACTCATCCGACGGTCCGGATCGCCCAGCTGCCTCGCGTTCCACTCACGGTCGGCGAGGGTGGACTGCGCTTGAAAGCAAATGCACGCGTTTCGACGCTTCGCCCGGAATAGAGAGATGGTCCGTGCCGATCCCCTTTGGTCGATCGCTGCAGGCTGAGTGCCCGGCAGTGCTGCAGTGTGATTACGTGAGTCGGTCCTTTGCGAACCGAGCGAGGATCGGGATGTCGCCAACGTGCAGTAGCTTCGCGATAGCCCGCCAGCTCCCCTTGTTTGCCCGGGCGAGTGTCGCGTCGTCGAGACCGTTGAGATCGGAAAGCAGCCGATCGTATCGCCCGTTTGGAGCCAGATAGAGCATGTCAGTCATCCGCAGCCGCGAGTCCATGCGAGGGGCGACCTCGCGATGCCAGAGTTTCCCGTAGAATGCCATCGCCTCGGCAGACGTGTCCGGCTCGTCGGGCGTCAGCGACTGATCGGCGGTGACCGCGGCGGCGCGACCGGACTTCATCCCGTTGTGTATTCCCTCGCCCCACAGTGGATCGATCGACGGGACCGTGTCCCCGATCGCCATGAAGCTGTCCGTACTCATTCCGCCGGGCGGCTGAATGTGAGCCGACCCGCGGTGCTGGCGCCCCTCGATTTTCGTCGCGTCGGCGAAGCGTGGATCGGTATCGATCCAGTGCTCGAGGTAGCCGTCGATGGTTCGATCGGCCGTAGCGTAGCGCTGGTAACTCCCGTTGTTGATGTAACAGATCCCGACCTTGGCAGTGTCCTCGCCGGTGTGAAAGACCCAGGCGTACCCACCGGGGGCGTACTCGTGGTCTAGCCGGAGCATTATCGCGTCGTGGAGGTCGGCATAGCCCGGGGCATCGAGGTCGACGCCGTCCATCTCGAACTCGACGCCGATGGCGTGTCGGTCCCGCTCAAGGTCCGAGATGCCCAGCTCCGAGGCGATAGGGGCCGCCGGCCCGGTCGCGTCGACGACGATGTCAGCACGAATGTCCTCCGAGCCATTGTACCGGACGCCATCGACGTCTCCACCCTCCATGATCGGTCCCGAGACGCGCGCGTCGAATCGGTACTCGGCACCCTGTTGGCGACCGTCCTCGACGAGGTACTGCTTGAACGCACCGAAATCGAGGACGGCACCAGTCTGTTCCTGCCGAAGGAACTCGTTGGGTGACTCGATCACGACACTGTCGGTGAACTGCATCACCACGTCGTCCGGGATGCCAAAGGAGGACAACATCGACGGGAAAGTCCCGCCAGTGGACTTGTTGCTCGCACGCGGGAACTCGGCTTCGGCTTCCGTCTCGAGGACCACCACGTCGTAGCCGCGCCGCCCGAGATCGCGGGCAGCCTGCGCGCCGGCGGGCCCAGCACCCGCGATCGCCACGTCGTAACGCTCGGTCATATACGTCCATCCGGCGTCGCCCTAAAGAGTGTTCTTACCTGGACCCCCAATATTGGGGGGAAAGAAGACATCCAAGTAACACGGTTGGGGTACCACCCGGAGAGATTTTCTTCGCCGACACCCTACGCCCACTGTATGCAGTGGCAACCAGACTGGGGGTTGCGCGGGCGCATGTTCGTGACAATGTTCCTGTTGTTCGTCCTCTACATCGTGTTCGTCGGGATCCTTGCGAGCGCCGGCGTTGGTCTGCTGGGAATCGTCGTGGTGATGGGGCTGTTCTCGTTCGGACAACTGTTCTTCAGCGACAAACTCGCTCTGCGGAGCATGGGTGCAAAGCATGTTGACGAGAACGAGTACCCCGAACTCCACCGCAGCGTCTCCCGACTGTCCCAGCAAGCCGACCTGCCCAAACCCGACGTGGCGGTCGCCGATGCCTCGGTCCCCAACGCCTTCGCCACCGGACGCTCGAAGAGCAACGCCACCGTCTGCGTGACGACGGGGATCATGCAGACGCTCGACCAGGACGAACTGGAGGGCGTCCTCGCTCACGAACTCGCCCACATCAAGAACCGCGATGTCGTGGTGATGACGATCGCCTCGTTCCTCTCGACGATCGCGTTCATGATCGTCCGCTGGGGCTGGCTGTTCGCCGGCGGACGCAACCGTCGCCAGGGCGGTGGGGGAATCGTCGTCGCCATTCTCGCCTCGGTCCTGGTGTGGATCGTCTCCTACGTGTTGATCCGGGCGCTCTCGCGCTATCGGGAGTATGCGGCCGACCGCGGCGGCGCGATCATTTCCGGACAACCTTCGGCACTGGCTTCCGCGCTGGCGAAAATCGACAACCGGATGGATCGCGTCCCACAGGAGGACCTGCGCAGCCAGTCGGAGATGAACGCCTTCTTCATCATCCCCATCTCGAAGGGGATGATCGGCCAACTATTCCGGACCCATCCCTCGACGGAGAAACGCATCGATCGGCTACAGGAACTCGAGCGCGAGATGGAAACGTCGTTTTGAGGGTTCTGAGTCCGATCACGGGAGTTCGCTGGTCACCTCAACAAGTGCCGATTCGCTCCGCCAGCGGGGGAGTCGTCTCTCCCGGTCGAACAACTCGAGGACACCGTTTTGCATCCATCCGAATGGGTGGCCCTCGTCGTCATACTCCCGTTTGAGGACGTGACTCTTCGAAAAGTATTCGACTGTCCCCACGAGGAGACCTTGGTCGACGAGAAAGTCCCTTGGCTCCATCTCGGCGACGCCTACGAGATAGGTGACGACATCGGCGATCAGGCAGAACTACTAGATGCTGTTGTCCCTCACCCCACGAATATCGATCACCGGAAGGCGTAAGCATCGGAGCGTTCGGTTCAGCCTGTCCACGACGAGATTTAACCGCCGGATCGGCTCCCGGTCGTAGTTCCCGAGCACGAAATACGACCAATCGGTCTCGTATACTGGTGTGGGTTCGCTCAGTGCGTGCAGTATCTCCTCGTTGTCAACCAGTGTGATTGACACCTGCTCTAGTCGCTCCCTCGCACTCGTGAGAAGCTCGTCAGGGACGGGCGATTCCCTGTCGGCCATATCGAAGCGATTCCGGGAGTAAGGTATACTTCCCATTATTTCGATGACACAATTCAGACACATTACGTTCTTCCGAAGAGTTTGCTCTTATGATTTACTCTGAGATGGTTTATCCCAGAGCGAACTACTTCCCGTATCGTCACAAAGGAAAGCACAGGAGTGTGAATCTGGGGACTGTTGACGACGCGAACGCGCGATAACTCGTCCATTTCGCCACACAGAAGACGCGAACGCGCGATAACTCGTCCATTTCGCCACACAGAAGACGCGATTTGCGATCATCAGCAACACCCTGCAACATCCCGAGAGACTTCTCTCGGCGTGCGAACTCGAGCAACTCGACCGTCAGCGAGGCCACGGTCTACAAACACGTCCAGAAGCTGATTGACGCCGGGATCGTCGAAGAAGTCGCCCGCGTAGACGACGAACGCCGACAGGACCATCCCTGGGAATTCTACGGCCTCACCGACGATGGATGGGCGTTCATCGAGAGGCACAGCTCACACCCAGCCGAAGAGAGACTTCGGCAAATCTACGAGACGATCACGGACAAGCCCGAGAAGATGGTCAAATACGAGAACGCTCCGCATCCCGACGCTCGGGAGCAGTCGTTCAATTTATATTTTCGTATATGGCTCGATCGCCCGTCTGGTGACTACCCAATCACTCCTCAACGAGTGCCTCGAGCAGTGGGTTGAGGTTGTAGGCCTCTAGCCGCTGGCAGACCTTATCCGTCGCTCGCGTCGATTGGGAGTTTCTCTCGAACCCTGACAACGCCACCCTCTGGATCAAGTTTGTCCCCGGTGAAGTGCTGGTATGCGACATCAGGGTTCACACTTGAATATTCATGGTGAGCGTACACGTCAACGCTGTCGTCATCTCCGGAGAAAATCATCACGTGAAGTTGGTACTCCACTCGAGGATCTTCCCGATAGACCCACGATCCGATTTCGGGTTCTCCATTGCGTGTTTTCAATCGCGACAAAAGGTTTCGAATAAATCCTTCATCTTCGAGAAGATCTTCGACCTCATCTGGCGGCTGGTGAATTGTGCCTGCGAACTCGTCGTCGTCAATGGAACGTGGCGCGGCACGACTCGCGACCGAACCGGCCCATCGTGAGACCTTTTGGCGGATGGTTTCTGCCAGGCCACCAAACCGTCTCACAGCCCACCGAAATGGTTGTTTGTAGGTGACGACGTACCCGAACGTCGCAAAGACCTTAGCCATTCCCTCACTGACCATATGCAACGGAACAGTACCCGCGTCATGAAGATTTGGGAGCGGGAGGAAGATACTGACATTGCCTCAGACATGAAATAGATCATCTACGCGCACGAACAGGATGGCCACAAACAGCCACGACAGCGGGGCACGGTTCGAAATTACGGACCTGCCCGCAAGCGGTTGATAGAGCTTGTACCGGCATCTATCGAGGTCGTCCGAGTACAGTAGAGATTGGCGGTGAGTCAATATCCGAGTCGACTCATTTCAGATCAAAAACACTGATTCCGCCTCTCTCCCCCGTCGTCGGTCTCCTCGAGAAGTTCTTCGGCGTCACTCCTCGACGAGTTCCTCGAGTAGCGTGTCGAGTTCGTAGGCCTCTAAGGCCCGCTGGCTGTCCTGCAGCGTCGAGATGACGAACGTCGAGTTCGTCCGTTCGACCTCTTCTAAGGCCTCGAAGTCGCTGATGAGCCGTTCGACCATGTCCGAATCGGTGAGGTGGGCGATCACGATGAAGTCCGTCTCGCCCATCGTCAGGTAGACCTGGGTGACGCCCTCGATCGCACGGAACTTCTCGGCGACGGCGTCGTAGGTCCCACTGTACTCGGCCAAAACTTCGACGATGACAGTCACCCCCAGCCCGAGCGCGTCCAGGTCGATATCGTTCAAGTCGTTCTCGATCACGCCGTCCTCCCGGAGGTTGTTGAGACGATAGTGGATCGTCGAGACGGGAATGTCCGTCTCCTCGTGGAGGCGTTCCGGGCTGTCGGTCCCGAGATCAGCGATCGCTTTCAGTATCCGCACGTCGCGTTCGTCCATGCGTGGCACGGTCGGCGGTGATCGGTAAGTATGCTCCGCTCCACCGGACCAAGCCACAGGACACCCACCGGATAGGAATATATCGAACGATAGATTATCTCCAAGCATATTGTTGAACTCAATTTCAGAATACGTTAGATTCTTATATCTACCTACAGCAATACTAGATGATGCGATCGAAATCTCTCATACTCTCGCTGGTGGTCGGCATCCTCTGGGGAAGTTCGTTCCTCGCGATCGAGGTGGGACTGTCGTACTTCCCGCCGTTGTTGTTCGCCGGGTTGCGCTACGCGCTGGTCGGCGCGGTCGTGCTTGCATTTGCCGCTGTGCTGGTGCGTCGGTGGTATCCGCGGTCGCTCGCCGATGTCGGCTGTGTCCTCGTCGCCGGTGGGTTCATGATCGCTGGCCATCACGCCTTTCTTTATCTGGGCATGGAGCACGTCCCGGGCGCAGTCGCGGCGATCGTCGTTAGTCTCTCGCCAGCGTTGACGGCCGTCTTCGCGAGCGCGTTGCTACCGGACAGCGACCTCACCGCGGTGCAGGTCGCGGGACTGCTCGTCGGTCTCGCCGGCGTCGTCGTCATCTCCGACGTGGGCGTGAACACGGTCGCGAGTGCGAATCTGGTCGGAATCGGGCTCGTCGTGCTCGCCACGCTGAGCTTCGCGCTGGGGTCGGTCGCGACGCGACCACTCCGGACGGATCTCTCTGCCGTCGCACTCCAGGGCTGGGCGATGCTTCTCGGGTCCGGACTGCTCGGCCTGACCAGCTACGCGACCGGCGAGTCCGTCGAGACGATCGTCTGGACGCCGCTGTCGGCCGCCTCACTGGCCTTTCTCGTCGTCGGCCCCGGGATCGTCGCCTTCTCGCTTTACTTCAGTCTCCTCGATCGGATCGGCCCGACCGAGAGCAATTTGATCGTCTACCTCGAACCGGTCGTCGCGACGCTGCTGAGCTGGCTGGTACTCGGCGAGGTGATCGACTCGACGACGGTCGCCGGCTTTCTCGCCATCTTCGCCGGATTCCTGCTGGTGAAACACCGGTCGCTGCTGCCCTCCTGGCGCCGGGTTCGCGATAGGGTGGGATCGACGAACCCCGAAACCGGATCGACCACGTTCGAGAAGTCGGATTGAGCTGACGAGACTCGGCTCGCCCCTAGCGCAGGGTTCTTTTTCGTGTCATTCTAACATAGAGTTATGGCGTGGCGACGCGACCGGCGACTGACGCGTCGGATGGTCCTGGCGCTCGTGCTCGCGACGGCCGGTTACGGTGCGTTCTGTGGCCTGATCGGACTGCTGTTGCCGTGGCGTGTCGCCGCGGTCGTCTTTGTCCTCGTCGTGATCGTTCTCATGATTTTGGTCCAGGAAGCGGACCGGCTGACCTACTACATGACGAAGGCGATCGCCATCGACCGGGAGGATCATCCGGCGTTGTTTGACACCGTCGATCGCCTGGCTCAGCAGGCGGACATGCCGCGGCCGCCGGTTGCCGTAATCCCGAGCGACGAGCCGAACGCCCTCTCGGCTGGCACAGGCGATCGAACAGTCATCTGTGTCACGCTCGGGCTCTTGAAGACCCTCGATGACGACGAACTCGAGGCGGTGCTGGCCCACGAATTGGCCCACTGCAAGAACGGCGATTCAACGGTGCTGACAGTGGCGGGTTTCCCGACGACGGTGGCGCTGCTCACACTGTCGGGGAGTCTCGAACGAATGAACGGATTCGCGCTCATCCTGGGATATATCGGGCTCGTGATCGTCCTCGCGATCGTCTCGCTGGCCTTGCTGGTGGTGAGCCTCCCCGGGACACTCGTATTAGCGCGCTACCGGGAGTACGCGGCTGATCGCGGTGCAGTCGCGATCACGGGCAAGCCCGTCGCGCTCGCGGAGGCGCTTGCGACGCTGCACCGCCGCGAACAGCGACCGGATGAAGACCTCCGGTCGATCGCGGGGCTCAACGCCTTCTGTATCGTCCCAAGCGGAACAGGACTGCTGGCGCTGCCCTGGACGCATCCGCCCGTGGCAAAGCGGATTCGACAGCTTCGGGAGTTGCAAGCCGACTTCGAGCGTGGATCTGCCGACGACTAACCGTCGCATGCACGCGATCTGCGTGCGTGATCCCGCGATGCATAAGTGCGTACCGGGGGAACAGACCGTATGGGACTGCTCGACGGCATCAAGTCCGCCCTGGGGCTGAAAGCCGAAGCCGATGCAACCCGCGATGCCGATCCCGAGGACCTCTTCGGGATGAGCACTGCCTACGTGACGATGGAGGCGGATTTGGGCTACGAGCCCGGGGGCGAGGCGGCGCTGTGTTTCTCTGACGTCGACAGTACCGACTTCCAGGACGCCATCGAAGAGGTACACCAGATTTTGGCTGCGGGCGAGGTCGAGACGGGGACGACCGCGGAGTTCGTCGAGGACGCCCACGGCTACACCTGGGTCGTCCTCGAAGACGACGACGTCGAGGACCTGATCACGAGCGTCCACTTCGCCGCCGATACCCTCGTCGAGAACGGCTACGGCTCGCGGCTGCTCGCGGCCGTCTTCGCCTTCAGCGATCCCGACGATGCGACCGGATGGGACGACAGTGAGCGGTACGTCTACTGGGTGTACTCGTTCCGTCGAGGATCGTACTATCCCTTCGCGCCGGAGCCAGGCGAACGCGAACGCGACGCCACTGCGGAGTTCAAACTCCAGAGCGTACTGGACGGCGAACTCGACCTCGAAGACGACGAAGCCTACTGGTATCCACTGTGGCCCGAAGACGAGGGCCACCCCTGGGAGTGACCGCTACGGCACGTTCGCTCTGCCCCGAGAATTATTACTTCCCGAGCAATCGCTCTACCTTACTGCTCTGAGAGCAATCGCTCTACCGTCTCCAGCACGTCCGTCCGCACCGCCTCGGCCGGACGCGACGCGTCGATCCGGACGAACCGATCGGGTTCGTCGTCGATCAGTCGCTCGTAGTTCTCTCGCACTGCTCGCAACTGCTCGACACGCTCGAACTTGTTGGTAGCGCCGCTGCGCTCGGCCCCGGTTTCGGCGTCCACGTCGAGATAGATCGTCGCATCCGGCGGGCGCGTCCAGGGTTCGTGAATCTCCCGAACGAATGCCAGAGGGTCGTCCAGCCGGTCGGCGAGTGTCGCACCCTGGTAGGCGTATCGCGAGTCCGAATAGCGATCTGAGACGACGATGTCGCCGCGTTCGAGAGCAGGACGGACAGTGTCCGCGAGGTGGGCGGCGTGGTCGGCAGTGTAGAGAAACAGCTCCGCCATCGAGTCGGCGTCGTCGTCGCTAATCGAGCGCTGGACAGCCTCGCCGTACCAGGATTCGGTCGGCTCCCGCGTGAAGGTGAACGTGGCGTCGACCTCCCGGGTGTGTTTCTGGAGGTGTTCCCGAGCGGAGGTCTTCCCGCTCCCGTCGATCCCTTCGAGCGTGACGAGCATACCGGCCGCACGCGGCGGGGGCACGTAAACGCGCCGTCTCGATCACTGTCCGGATCGGCACCGCCCTCCCTGTTCCTCCATTGCCGGGCACCGTACCTTTAGGAGTGTTCGATACCATGTCACATTCATGCATGTGCTCGTCACCGGCGGCGACGGCTTCATTGGACGGTACCTCTGTACGGAGCTCGACGAGCGGGGCCACGACGTGACGGCCCTCTCACGGGATCCCGATCCGAACGTCCTGCCCGCGAGCGCCGAGATCGTCTCCGGAGACGTCACAGATCCCGCCACACTGGAGGGGGCTTTCGACGGCGTGGACGTGGTCGTCAACCTGGTGGCGCTCTCGCCGCTGTTCATTCCCAAGGGTGGCAACGAGATGCACGAACGGATCCATCTACAGGGGACCGAGAACGTGGTCGAAGCGGCCGAGGATGCCGGCGTCGACCGGATCGTCCAGATGAGTGCCCTCGGGGCCGATCCAGAGGGCGCGACCCATTACATCCGTGCGAAGGGGCGAGCCGAGACGGTCGTCCGCGAGTCGGACGTAGAGTGGGTAATCGTCCGCCCGTCGGTGGTCTTTGGCGAGGGCGGGGAGTTCGTCGGCTTCACGAAGAAACTGACCCCCCCACTCCTCGCACCGTTGCCGGGCGGGGGGAAGACCCGCTTCCAGCCGATCTGGGTGACGGACCTCGCACCCATGCTGGCCGACTGCGCCGTGGACGACGACCGGGCCAGCGAGACCTACGAACTCGGCGGCCCGGAGAAGCTGACGCTCAAGCAGATCGCCAAACTCGTCCGGGGCCGCGTCGCGGTCGTCCCCGTTCCGATGGTCCTGGCCGGTGTCGGCCTCTCGATTGGCGGCGCGATTCCGGGGTTCCCGATGGGGAAAGACCAGTACCAGTCGCTGCGTTTCGACAACACGACCGGGGATAACGACGTCGAAGCCTTCGGGGTCGATCCGGACGAATTGCTCACGCTCGGGGCGTACCTCAGCCCAGAATAACACCCCGGGCGGATACGGGGGGGGCGCACTTGCCGGTGGAACGTCTCGAACCGTCGGAATCCGTCAGAGCTATCCGTGGGATGAACGCACCGGGGAATATGCCGTCGATCCCGCGCCAGCTGTGGGCATCCCGTCGCGAACGGCCCGTTCTCGTGATCGTCTCGGTGGTGACGATCGTCACGCTACTGGGGTGGCTCCCCGTCGAACACCATCTCCGGGAGATGGGGATGGGATTGCCCTACACGTTCAACGACTTCAGTGCATACACCGAGGCGTTGAACCGTTGGCTCGAGGGGACACAGATGTACGTCCCCCAGGAGAACGGCGGGTACTTCGGCGAATACCTCTACCCGCCAGTGACGGTGCTCGCCTTCTACCCCTTCGAGACGACGGGGTTCCATACCGGTGCGGTGCTGTTCGGGTTTACTGCGATCGTCCTGCTGTGGCTCGGGCTCGAAGCCATGGCGCGGACGCTGGGCTACCGGCTTCGCATCTGGGAGCGCCTCGGGCTGTTGGTGATGCTGTTCAGTTTCCAGCCAGTCATCCGGAACTTCCGGTGGGCCCAGACCGCGACCCTGCTCACCGCCTCACTCGCCTTTGCGTTCTACTTCCAGGAACGTGCCGAGAGCGAAACGTCACCGTACAGCAACGGCGCGGTGAGCGATCGCACCCGCTCGCTGTACCGGTACGCGAGTGGA harbors:
- a CDS encoding twin-arginine translocation signal domain-containing protein; the encoded protein is MNRRTLLKAGVVSLAGATAGCSGSDDQPDLDIKDLSAEITDIPTIHVTLLVSNEGDGVGYPMGTIKLEREGELLGKKKQKMTAIPKSKNGIKGTFKFVDYDSDATYTVSGTIPGHDWVTVDKHPE
- a CDS encoding dCTP deaminase codes for the protein MSDLRESVKGIVHEPTQVCDDGGIDLTVTEIYTIEAPGRVDFGGGELEPAALDPHPRVWRNEDDDYQWWHLEAGTYLIEYNESLSDTALLQPRTEILERGATHPTVRIAQLPRVPLTVGEGGLRLKANARVSTLRPE
- a CDS encoding digeranylgeranylglycerophospholipid reductase, with amino-acid sequence MTERYDVAIAGAGPAGAQAARDLGRRGYDVVVLETEAEAEFPRASNKSTGGTFPSMLSSFGIPDDVVMQFTDSVVIESPNEFLRQEQTGAVLDFGAFKQYLVEDGRQQGAEYRFDARVSGPIMEGGDVDGVRYNGSEDIRADIVVDATGPAAPIASELGISDLERDRHAIGVEFEMDGVDLDAPGYADLHDAIMLRLDHEYAPGGYAWVFHTGEDTAKVGICYINNGSYQRYATADRTIDGYLEHWIDTDPRFADATKIEGRQHRGSAHIQPPGGMSTDSFMAIGDTVPSIDPLWGEGIHNGMKSGRAAAVTADQSLTPDEPDTSAEAMAFYGKLWHREVAPRMDSRLRMTDMLYLAPNGRYDRLLSDLNGLDDATLARANKGSWRAIAKLLHVGDIPILARFAKDRLT
- the htpX gene encoding zinc metalloprotease HtpX, which translates into the protein MQWQPDWGLRGRMFVTMFLLFVLYIVFVGILASAGVGLLGIVVVMGLFSFGQLFFSDKLALRSMGAKHVDENEYPELHRSVSRLSQQADLPKPDVAVADASVPNAFATGRSKSNATVCVTTGIMQTLDQDELEGVLAHELAHIKNRDVVVMTIASFLSTIAFMIVRWGWLFAGGRNRRQGGGGIVVAILASVLVWIVSYVLIRALSRYREYAADRGGAIISGQPSALASALAKIDNRMDRVPQEDLRSQSEMNAFFIIPISKGMIGQLFRTHPSTEKRIDRLQELEREMETSF
- a CDS encoding Lrp/AsnC family transcriptional regulator: MDERDVRILKAIADLGTDSPERLHEETDIPVSTIHYRLNNLREDGVIENDLNDIDLDALGLGVTVIVEVLAEYSGTYDAVAEKFRAIEGVTQVYLTMGETDFIVIAHLTDSDMVERLISDFEALEEVERTNSTFVISTLQDSQRALEAYELDTLLEELVEE
- a CDS encoding DMT family transporter is translated as MRSKSLILSLVVGILWGSSFLAIEVGLSYFPPLLFAGLRYALVGAVVLAFAAVLVRRWYPRSLADVGCVLVAGGFMIAGHHAFLYLGMEHVPGAVAAIVVSLSPALTAVFASALLPDSDLTAVQVAGLLVGLAGVVVISDVGVNTVASANLVGIGLVVLATLSFALGSVATRPLRTDLSAVALQGWAMLLGSGLLGLTSYATGESVETIVWTPLSAASLAFLVVGPGIVAFSLYFSLLDRIGPTESNLIVYLEPVVATLLSWLVLGEVIDSTTVAGFLAIFAGFLLVKHRSLLPSWRRVRDRVGSTNPETGSTTFEKSD
- a CDS encoding M48 family metalloprotease, which translates into the protein MAWRRDRRLTRRMVLALVLATAGYGAFCGLIGLLLPWRVAAVVFVLVVIVLMILVQEADRLTYYMTKAIAIDREDHPALFDTVDRLAQQADMPRPPVAVIPSDEPNALSAGTGDRTVICVTLGLLKTLDDDELEAVLAHELAHCKNGDSTVLTVAGFPTTVALLTLSGSLERMNGFALILGYIGLVIVLAIVSLALLVVSLPGTLVLARYREYAADRGAVAITGKPVALAEALATLHRREQRPDEDLRSIAGLNAFCIVPSGTGLLALPWTHPPVAKRIRQLRELQADFERGSADD
- the pspAB gene encoding PspA-associated protein PspAB, whose translation is MGLLDGIKSALGLKAEADATRDADPEDLFGMSTAYVTMEADLGYEPGGEAALCFSDVDSTDFQDAIEEVHQILAAGEVETGTTAEFVEDAHGYTWVVLEDDDVEDLITSVHFAADTLVENGYGSRLLAAVFAFSDPDDATGWDDSERYVYWVYSFRRGSYYPFAPEPGERERDATAEFKLQSVLDGELDLEDDEAYWYPLWPEDEGHPWE
- the tmk gene encoding dTMP kinase, which gives rise to MLVTLEGIDGSGKTSAREHLQKHTREVDATFTFTREPTESWYGEAVQRSISDDDADSMAELFLYTADHAAHLADTVRPALERGDIVVSDRYSDSRYAYQGATLADRLDDPLAFVREIHEPWTRPPDATIYLDVDAETGAERSGATNKFERVEQLRAVRENYERLIDDEPDRFVRIDASRPAEAVRTDVLETVERLLSEQ
- a CDS encoding complex I NDUFA9 subunit family protein; this encodes MHVLVTGGDGFIGRYLCTELDERGHDVTALSRDPDPNVLPASAEIVSGDVTDPATLEGAFDGVDVVVNLVALSPLFIPKGGNEMHERIHLQGTENVVEAAEDAGVDRIVQMSALGADPEGATHYIRAKGRAETVVRESDVEWVIVRPSVVFGEGGEFVGFTKKLTPPLLAPLPGGGKTRFQPIWVTDLAPMLADCAVDDDRASETYELGGPEKLTLKQIAKLVRGRVAVVPVPMVLAGVGLSIGGAIPGFPMGKDQYQSLRFDNTTGDNDVEAFGVDPDELLTLGAYLSPE